The proteins below come from a single Halobacillus salinarum genomic window:
- a CDS encoding nitric oxide synthase oxygenase — MEEQRSIQGDKAVNKERLQQAEQFIRQCYEELGKSNEQLEKRLLEIKEAISATGTYEHNYEELEHGARMAWRNSNRCIGRLFWKSLQVFDHRSLNNPEEIKDALLDHLDYATNKGRIRSTISIFKPKSEKMQVRIWNHQLLRYAGYKREHGVIGDPASVEFTQKCEALGWKGKETSFDILPLVIQVNNETPRWYEIPEEKVVEVPLRHPDYDWFKDLDLKWYAVPIISDMRLEIGGIDYIAAPFNGWYMETEIGARNLADEFRYDLLPVVAEAMGLNTKRNTSLWKDRALLELNQAVLYSFKEDKVSMVDHHTAAQQFQLFEKKEHSCGREATGDWTWLIPPVSPATTHIFHSSYEDRMDTPNYFYQETPF; from the coding sequence ATGGAGGAGCAACGAAGTATACAGGGGGATAAGGCTGTGAATAAAGAACGATTACAACAAGCCGAACAGTTTATTCGTCAATGCTATGAGGAATTAGGAAAAAGCAATGAACAGTTGGAGAAAAGGCTGTTAGAGATAAAAGAAGCGATAAGTGCAACAGGAACGTATGAACACAACTATGAGGAACTTGAACACGGGGCGCGAATGGCCTGGAGAAACAGCAACCGCTGTATCGGCCGGTTGTTTTGGAAAAGCCTCCAAGTGTTTGATCACAGAAGCTTGAACAACCCCGAAGAAATTAAGGATGCTCTACTGGATCATTTGGACTACGCAACTAATAAAGGAAGAATCCGTTCCACTATTTCGATTTTCAAGCCAAAGAGTGAAAAGATGCAGGTAAGAATATGGAACCATCAACTCCTTCGTTATGCTGGCTACAAACGCGAGCACGGAGTTATTGGTGACCCCGCCTCGGTAGAATTTACCCAAAAATGTGAGGCTCTGGGTTGGAAAGGGAAAGAAACCTCCTTCGATATTCTTCCGCTAGTCATCCAGGTGAATAACGAAACACCGAGATGGTATGAAATCCCTGAGGAAAAGGTGGTCGAAGTTCCTTTGCGTCATCCGGACTATGATTGGTTCAAGGATCTTGATTTAAAATGGTATGCGGTTCCAATTATTTCCGATATGCGGCTGGAAATCGGCGGGATTGATTATATTGCTGCGCCGTTTAACGGCTGGTACATGGAAACAGAAATCGGTGCCCGGAATTTGGCTGATGAATTTCGATATGATCTGCTTCCTGTCGTGGCAGAAGCTATGGGGCTGAATACAAAAAGAAATACCTCATTGTGGAAAGACCGTGCTTTATTAGAGCTGAACCAAGCCGTGTTATATTCCTTTAAAGAGGACAAAGTCAGCATGGTCGATCACCATACAGCTGCCCAGCAGTTTCAGCTGTTTGAGAAAAAAGAACATTCGTGCGGACGCGAAGCTACAGGGGACTGGACATGGTTAATCCCTCCAGTATCCCCTGCAACCACCCATATTTTCCACAGCTCCTATGAGGACCGGATGGATACGCCGAATTATTTTTATCAGGAAACTCCTTTTTAA
- a CDS encoding zinc ribbon domain-containing protein, whose product MSEGCVKCGSQDAGQKDVSMTGSGLSKMLDVQNNKFTVVYCKKCGYSEFYNQQASKGSNILDLFFG is encoded by the coding sequence ATGAGTGAAGGGTGCGTAAAATGCGGAAGTCAAGATGCAGGCCAAAAGGATGTCTCCATGACAGGATCTGGTTTATCTAAGATGCTGGATGTCCAAAATAATAAATTCACAGTAGTGTATTGCAAGAAATGCGGGTATTCAGAGTTTTATAACCAGCAAGCATCAAAAGGAAGCAATATCTTAGACTTGTTCTTTGGCTGA
- a CDS encoding CoA-disulfide reductase, whose amino-acid sequence MKFVIIGGDAAGMSAAMQMVRNSEGHEIVTLERGEIYSYGQCGLPYVLSGDVDSTDRLIARTPETFRDQYGIDARTRHEVTKVDCDHKIVFGTDHHSGKPFQEKYDRLLIATGADPVVPPWEGKQLQGIYSLKTIPDIEKIIQSMDHRVQTVTIVGGGYIGLEMAEAFAARNKQIRIIDRGSQLAKLFDKDMGELIHEEAERNRIQLNLNESVEEFKGNTRVETIVTDRGEYETDLVLVAAGVVPNTSFLEDTGIYTSYQGAIQVNAFMETSIHDIFAAGDCATQYHRIKHTNDYVPLGTHANKQGQVAGLNMVNIRKPFKGIVGTSILKFFDLTLARTGLSEKEAVQSHIPYQTITTNSTAAAGYYSSGDELTIKLLYHKDKRMLLGGQVIGREGADKRIDVLATALFHKMTVEELLDLDLAYAPPYNSVWDPVQQAARKAK is encoded by the coding sequence ATGAAATTTGTTATTATTGGGGGAGATGCAGCGGGAATGAGCGCTGCCATGCAAATGGTAAGAAATAGTGAAGGTCATGAAATCGTCACGCTGGAGCGTGGAGAAATTTACTCGTACGGACAATGCGGACTGCCTTATGTTCTTAGCGGTGATGTTGATTCTACAGATCGATTGATTGCCAGGACACCGGAAACGTTTCGAGATCAATACGGTATTGATGCTCGCACCCGTCATGAGGTAACCAAAGTGGACTGTGACCATAAAATTGTTTTTGGAACAGACCATCACTCGGGAAAGCCCTTTCAGGAAAAATATGACCGGCTGCTAATCGCCACTGGTGCAGACCCGGTTGTCCCCCCATGGGAAGGAAAACAATTACAGGGAATTTATTCATTAAAAACCATTCCAGACATAGAGAAGATTATTCAAAGTATGGATCACCGCGTCCAAACAGTCACGATCGTAGGCGGGGGATATATTGGTTTGGAAATGGCTGAAGCCTTTGCAGCCAGAAATAAGCAGATAAGAATCATCGACCGAGGCTCACAGCTGGCGAAGTTGTTTGATAAGGATATGGGAGAACTTATCCACGAAGAAGCTGAACGGAATAGAATACAATTGAACCTAAATGAATCAGTCGAAGAGTTTAAAGGAAATACAAGGGTAGAGACGATCGTCACTGACCGTGGAGAATATGAAACAGACCTTGTGCTCGTCGCTGCAGGGGTTGTTCCAAACACCTCGTTTTTAGAGGATACGGGAATTTATACGAGTTATCAGGGCGCCATTCAAGTGAACGCTTTTATGGAAACAAGTATCCACGATATCTTTGCTGCTGGTGACTGTGCCACACAGTACCACCGGATTAAACATACGAACGATTATGTCCCACTTGGAACTCATGCGAATAAACAAGGTCAAGTAGCTGGTTTGAATATGGTCAACATCCGAAAACCATTCAAAGGAATTGTCGGTACTTCCATCTTGAAATTTTTTGATTTAACGTTGGCAAGAACCGGATTGTCCGAAAAAGAAGCTGTTCAAAGCCATATTCCTTATCAAACAATTACCACCAATTCTACAGCAGCTGCGGGCTACTATTCTTCAGGGGATGAGTTAACCATAAAATTGCTGTATCACAAAGATAAAAGAATGTTGCTAGGAGGACAAGTGATTGGTCGGGAAGGGGCAGATAAACGAATTGATGTTCTGGCCACAGCGCTTTTTCACAAGATGACTGTAGAGGAGCTTCTTGATCTTGATCTTGCTTATGCTCCTCCTTATAACAGTGTGTGGGACCCTGTGCAGCAGGCAGCGCGCAAAGCAAAATGA
- a CDS encoding pyridoxal phosphate-dependent aminotransferase has product MKQFPQSQLLKRLPDQFFADLVKKLNAYKAKGHDLLNLGQGNPDQPTPEHIVKALQEATEKPMYHKYPPFQGFDYLKEAVAKFYKREYDVDVDAETEVAIMFGSKTGLVELSQCFLDEGDAALIPDPGYPDYWSGVAMANAKLVPMPLLKENDFLPDYSAIDKEDLEKAKLMFLNYPNNPTSAIADQAFFEKTIQFADQHDICVVHDFAYGAIGFDGEKPISFLQVPGAKDVGVEIYTLSKTYNMAGWRIAFAVGNKSVIEAIELIQDHYYVSIFGALQEAAASALLESQECVTDLKDMYEKRRNLLVGGLQKLGYEVEPCKGSFFVWMKVPKGYSSESFADALLENAGLFVAPGVGFGASGESYVRIGLNNSTETLKEAVSRFQTFKELHQ; this is encoded by the coding sequence ATGAAACAATTTCCTCAATCTCAATTGCTCAAGCGTCTGCCTGATCAATTCTTTGCTGACTTAGTCAAAAAGCTGAATGCCTATAAAGCTAAAGGACATGATTTACTGAATTTGGGTCAAGGGAATCCCGACCAGCCTACCCCTGAGCATATCGTTAAAGCCTTGCAGGAAGCTACAGAAAAACCGATGTATCACAAATACCCTCCTTTTCAGGGTTTTGATTACTTAAAAGAAGCCGTTGCAAAGTTTTATAAAAGAGAATACGACGTAGACGTAGATGCTGAAACAGAGGTTGCCATAATGTTTGGAAGTAAAACCGGACTCGTTGAATTAAGTCAATGCTTTCTTGATGAGGGAGATGCCGCATTAATTCCTGACCCTGGATATCCGGATTATTGGTCCGGCGTTGCTATGGCCAATGCAAAATTAGTCCCCATGCCGTTATTGAAGGAAAACGACTTTCTTCCTGATTATAGTGCCATAGATAAAGAAGATCTGGAAAAAGCGAAACTGATGTTTTTGAACTATCCGAACAATCCTACTTCTGCAATCGCAGATCAGGCTTTTTTTGAAAAAACCATTCAATTTGCAGACCAGCATGACATTTGTGTCGTTCACGACTTTGCCTATGGAGCAATAGGATTTGATGGGGAAAAACCGATCAGCTTTCTCCAGGTTCCCGGCGCAAAGGATGTAGGCGTGGAAATCTACACATTGTCCAAAACCTACAATATGGCTGGCTGGCGTATTGCTTTTGCTGTCGGAAACAAAAGCGTAATCGAAGCGATTGAGCTTATACAGGATCATTACTATGTAAGTATTTTCGGAGCCCTGCAAGAGGCTGCTGCTTCAGCTCTGCTTGAATCTCAGGAATGTGTAACCGATTTGAAAGATATGTATGAAAAGCGACGCAATTTGTTAGTAGGAGGGCTTCAAAAACTAGGGTATGAAGTAGAACCGTGTAAAGGGTCCTTTTTCGTATGGATGAAGGTGCCGAAGGGATATTCTTCAGAATCCTTTGCAGATGCTCTGCTTGAAAACGCTGGTCTCTTTGTTGCTCCGGGGGTTGGGTTTGGAGCATCTGGAGAATCGTATGTAAGGATTGGATTGAACAATTCTACAGAGACATTAAAAGAAGCGGTTTCCAGATTTCAAACGTTTAAAGAGCTTCATCAATAA